The genomic region agagagaaagaccgagagagagagagagagaaagaccgagagagagagagaaagaccgagagagagagagagagagagagagagagagacacgagagagagagagacacaccgagagagagagacacaccgagagagagagagagagagagacacgagagagagagagagagagagacaccgagagagagaaaaagagagacaccgagagagagagagacaccgagagagagagagaccgagacaccgagagagagagagagagaaagaccgagagagagagagagagaaagacagagagagagagagagggagagagagacaccgagagagagagggagagagagacaccgagagagagagacaccgagagagagagagagagagaccgagagagagagagagagagagagagagagagagaccgagagagagagagagagaccgagagagaccgagagagagagagaccgagagagagagagagagagagagaccgagagagagagagaccgagagacaccgagagagagagaccgagagacaccgagagagagacaccgagagagagagagagacacaccgagagagagacacaccgagagagagagagagacaccgagagagagagagagagagagagagacaccgagagagagagagacagagaccgagagagagacacagagaccgagaaagttagagagagaccgagaaagagaccaagagagaccgagagagagagagaccgagagagagagagaccgagagagagagagaccgagagaaagagagaccgagagagagagagaccgagagagagagagaccgagagagagagagagagagagagagagagagagaccgagagagagagagagaccgagagagagagagagaccgagagagagagagagagagacaccgagagagagagagagagagagagacaccgagagagagagagagagacaccgagagagagagagagagacaccgagagagagagagagagagaccgagagagagagagagacaccgagagagagagagacaccgagagagagagagagacacgagagagagagagacaccgagagagagagagagacaccgagagagagagagagagagagacaccgagagagagagagagagaccgagagagagagagagagagacaccgagagagagagagagagagagaccgagagagagagagagagacaccgagagagagagagagagagagagaccgagagagagagagaccgagagagagagagaccgagagagagaccgagagagagagagagaccgagagagagagagagaccgagagagagagagagagagaccgagagagagagagagaaagaccgagagagagagagagagaccgagagagagagagagagaccgagagagaccgagagacaccgagagagagagagaccgagagagagagagagatacaccgagagagagagagagacaccgagagagagagagagacaccgagagagagagagagacaccgagagagagagagagacaccgagagagagagagagacaccgagagagagagagacaccgagagagagagagagacagagaccgagagagagagagacagagaccgagagagagacctagagagaccgagagagagagagagagagagagagagagagagagaccgagagagagagagagaccgagagagagagagaccgagagagagagagaccgagagagagagagagagaccgagaaagagagagagagaccgagaaagagagagagagaccgagagagagagagagacaccgagagagagagagagacaccgagagagagagagacagacaccgagagagagagagacaccgagagagagagagagagagagagagagagagaccgagagagagaccgagagagagaccgagagaccaaGAGaccaagcgagagagagagaccgagagagagagagagaccgagagagagagagagaccgagagagagagagagaccgagagagagagagagaccgagagagagagagagagagagagagaaagttagagagagaccagagagagagagagagacaccgagagagagacaccgagagagagagagaccgagagagagagagaccgagagagagagaccgagagaccgagagaccgagagagtgagagaccgagagagagagagaccgagagagagagagaccgagagagagagagaccgagaaagagagagaccgagaaagagagaccgagaaagagagagagacaccgagagagagagagagagagagagagagagagacagagagagacagagaccgagagagagagagagagacactgagagagagagagagaccgagagagagagagagaccgagagagagagagagagaccgagagagagagagagagagacagagagagagagagagagagagagagagagagaccgagagagagagagagagaccttgacaccgagagagagagagagagaccgagagagagagagagaccgagagagaccgagagagagagagagacaccgagagagagagagagagagagagagagagacagagaccgagagagagagagacagagaccgagagagagagagaccgagagagacaccgagagagagagagagagagacaccgagagagagagagagagagaccgagagagagagagagagagagagagagacaccgagagagagagagagagaccgagagagagagagagacaccgagagagagacacagagaccgagaaagttagagagagaccgagagagagagagagagagagagagagagagacaccgagagagagagagagagagagagagagagagagagagagagagagagagagagagaccgagagagagagagagagaccgagagagagagagagagagaccgagagagagagagagagagagagagagaccgagagagagaccgagagagagagagagaccgagagagagagagagaccgagagagagagagagaccgagagaccgagagagagaccgagagagagaccgagagagagaccgagagagagagaccgagagagagagaccgagagagagagaccgagagagagagaccgagagagagagaccgagagagagagaccgagagagagaccgagagagagaccgagagagagagacagagagagagagaccgagagagagagagaccgagagagagagagaccgagagagagaccgagagagagaccgagagagagagagaccgagagagagagacagagtgagagagaccgagagagagagagaccgagagagataccgagaccgagagagagaccgagagaccgagagagagagagaccgagagagagaccgagagagagaccgagagagagagagagagagagagaccgagagagagagaccgagagagagagagagagagagagagagagagagagaccgagagagagagagagaccgagagagagagagagaccgagagagagagagagaccgagagagagaccgagagagagagaccgagagagagagaccgagagagagagaccgagagagagagaccgagagagagagaccgagagagagagagagaccgagagagagagagagagagagagagagagaccgagagagagaccgagagagagaccgagagagagagagaccgagagagagagagagagagagagagagagaccgagagagaccgagagagaccgagagagagagagaccgagagagagagagaccgagagaccgagagagagagagaccgagagagagagagagagagagagagacacagagaccgagagagagacacagagaccgagacagagagagagaccgagacagagagagagagagagaccgagagagaccgagagagagagaccgagagagagagaccgagagagagagagagaccgagagagagagaccgagagagagagaccgagagagaccgagagagagagaccgagagagagagaccgagagagagagagaccgagagagagagagagagagagagagagaccgagagagagagagagagagagagagagagagaccgagagagagagagagagagagagagagagaccgagagagaccgagagagagagagaccgagagagagagaccgagagagagagaccgagagagagagagaccgagagagagagagagagagaggacacagagaccgagagagagagacacagagaccgagacagagagagagagagagagagagagaccgagacagagagagagagagagagaccgagagagaccgagagagagagagagagagagagagagacagagaccgagagagagaccgagagagagaccgagagagataccgagagagagaccgagagagagacagagagaccgagagagagaccgagagagagagagagagagagagagagaccgagagagagagagagagagagagaccgagaccgagagagagagagagacagagaccgagagagagaccgagagagacagagaccgagagagagaccgagagagacagagaccgagagagagaccgagagagagagacagagagaccgagagagagaccgagacagagagaccgagagagagaccgagagagagagaccgagagagagactgagagagagagagaccgagagagagagacagagagaccgagagagagaccgagagagagaccgagagagagactgagagagagagaccgagagagagaccgagagagagactgagagagagaccgagagagagaccgagagaggagaccgagagagagaccgagagagagagaccgagagagagaccgagagagagagaccgagagagagaccgagagagagaccgagagagacagagagacagagagagagagaccgaccgagagagagaccgaccgagagagagaccgaccgagagagagaccgaccgagagagagaccgaccgagagagagaccgaccgagagagagaccgaccgagagagagagagagagagagagagagagaccgagagagaccgagagagagaccgagagagagagagagaccaagagagaccgagagagaccgagagagagaccgagagagagagagacagagagagagagagagaccgagagagagagaccgagagagagagaccgagagagagagagagagaccgagagagagagagagagagaccgagagagagagagagagagagagagagagaccgagagagagagagagagagagaccgagagagagagaccgagagagagagagaccgagagagagagagagagaccgagagagagagagagagaccgaccgagagagagagaccgagagagagagagagagagaccgagagagagaccgagagagagagagagagaccgagagagagagagagaccgagagagagagaccgagagagagagagagaccgagagagagagagagagaccgatagaccgaccgagagagagaccaaccgagagagagaccgaccgagagagagaccgaccgagagagagagagagagaccgagagagaccgagagagagagaccgagagagagagagaccgagagagagagagagaccgagagaccgagagagagagagagaccgagagagagagagagagaccgagagcgagaccgagagagagagagagagaccgagaccgagagcgagacagagagaccgagaccgagagagagaccgagagagagaccgagagaccgagagagagagaccaagagagagagaccaagagagagagagaccaagagagagagaccaagagagagagagaccaagagagagagagaccgagagaccaagagacagagagaccgagagagagagactgagagagagagagaccgagagagagagaccgagagagagagaccgagagagagagaccgagagagagagaccgagagagagagaccgagagagagagaccgagagacagagaccgagagacagagagagaatagagtggagagagagagaatagagtggagagagagagaatagagtggagagagagagaatagagtggacagagagagagagaatagagtgggagagagagagagagaatagagtggagagagagaatagagtagagagagagagagagaatagagtggggagagagagagagagagaatagagtggggagagagagagaatagagtggagagagagagagaatagagtggagagagagagaatagagtgagagagagagagagaatagagtggagagagagagagagaatagagtggagagagagagagaatagagtgagagagagagagagattagagtggagagagtgagagagaatagagtggagagagtgagagagaatagagtggagagagagagagagaatagagtggagagagagagagagagaatagagtggagagagagagagagagagaatagagtggggagagagagagagaatagagtggagagagagagagagagaatagagtggagagagagagagagagaatagattagagagagagagaatagagtggagagagagagagaatagagtggagagagagagagaatagagtggagagaccgagagagagagagagaccgagagagagagaccgagagaatagagtggagagagagagaatagagtggagagagagagagagaatagagtgagagagagagagagaatagagtggagagagagagagagaatagagtggagagagagagagagaatagagtggagagagagagagaatagagtggagagagagagagagaatagagtgagagagagagagagaatagagtggagagagagagagaatagagtggagagagagagagagaatagagtggagagagagagagaatagagtggagagagagagagagaatagagtggagagagagagagaatagagtggagagagagagagaatagagtggagagagagagagagagaatagagtggagagagagagagagagagagagaat from Oncorhynchus masou masou isolate Uvic2021 chromosome 29, UVic_Omas_1.1, whole genome shotgun sequence harbors:
- the LOC135521188 gene encoding RNA-binding protein 25-like, whose product is ERPRERERDRERERERPRERERERERPRERPRERERPRERERPRERERPRDRERDRERDRERDRERETEREERDRETERERDRERDRERDRERERERETERERPRERERERERERDRERERDRERERDRERERDRERDRERETERERPRERDRERETERERPRERERPRERERERERDRERDRERDRERERPRERERERERDRERPRETERERDRERERPRDRERERPRERERERETQR